In one Winogradskyella sp. MH6 genomic region, the following are encoded:
- a CDS encoding GNAT family N-acetyltransferase — MTAPTLENNRVKLSLLDLSNYKHLETIAQQKDLIYYSPSDISTPKKLRDYVQLAVDGYYHKIVIPFIVFDKATQTYAGSTRFGLINWKNKLLHIGWTWIGHEFQGTGLNVNMKFLMLQYAFETLEFEKVEFRVDDRNNKSRRAVEKLGATLEGILRKDVPMKDGYRRNTCCYGILKEEWPGIKVELLKVVEQA, encoded by the coding sequence ATGACAGCACCAACTCTCGAAAACAACCGTGTAAAACTTAGTCTGCTAGATTTAAGTAATTACAAACATTTAGAAACTATTGCGCAGCAAAAAGATCTTATCTACTACTCGCCTTCTGATATTTCTACACCAAAAAAACTAAGGGATTATGTGCAATTGGCTGTAGATGGCTACTATCACAAAATCGTTATTCCGTTTATTGTATTTGATAAAGCAACCCAAACCTATGCTGGCTCAACTCGTTTTGGACTCATCAACTGGAAAAACAAACTGCTGCATATTGGCTGGACATGGATTGGGCACGAATTTCAAGGCACTGGATTGAATGTTAATATGAAATTTTTAATGCTTCAGTATGCTTTTGAAACGCTTGAATTTGAAAAAGTAGAATTCAGGGTAGATGATAGGAACAACAAATCGAGACGCGCTGTTGAAAAACTCGGAGCGACTTTAGAAGGTATTTTACGCAAAGACGTCCCTATGAAAGATGGCTACAGACGTAATACCTGCTGCTATGGTATTTTAAAGGAAGAGTGGCCAGGTATAAAAGTGGAATTGCTTAAAGTTGTTGAGCAAGCGTAA
- a CDS encoding YtxH domain-containing protein, translated as MIQYKGALVLGALIGAAAGVLLAPDKGSVTRDHLKKEGKDIKDKLVDDFTEVKEDLSKAAKSGKDKFKEDMKDFASKASYKTEEAITFLEKQLAILKEKNKTLQQTS; from the coding sequence ATGATTCAGTATAAAGGAGCATTAGTTTTAGGAGCATTAATTGGTGCTGCAGCAGGTGTTTTATTAGCGCCAGATAAAGGCAGTGTTACCAGAGATCATCTTAAAAAAGAAGGCAAGGATATAAAAGACAAACTTGTAGATGACTTTACAGAAGTAAAAGAAGATTTGTCTAAAGCCGCAAAATCTGGTAAAGACAAGTTTAAAGAAGACATGAAGGACTTTGCCTCAAAAGCGAGTTACAAAACAGAAGAAGCCATTACCTTTTTAGAAAAGCAATTGGCTATTCTTAAAGAAAAGAATAAGACCTTACAGCAAACAAGTTAG
- a CDS encoding RidA family protein, giving the protein MKHLTNQKILSVMLFALVLGFQSCKQQPKEDIKDVEKEVTIKAEKPEYFLLRPDVEKAYGYSHAVKIGNDIKISGAVSMDDEGNPTAVGDIEQQMKNCYADLEKILKHFGCTFDDVVKEDIFTTDMASMLEKSAYRAEVYKNGFPTGSWLEVKGLALPEFMVEIELEVHKSE; this is encoded by the coding sequence ATGAAACATCTAACCAACCAAAAAATTTTGTCCGTAATGCTTTTTGCATTAGTTCTAGGGTTCCAAAGTTGTAAACAACAACCTAAGGAAGACATTAAAGACGTAGAAAAAGAGGTTACCATTAAAGCTGAAAAGCCTGAGTATTTTCTGTTAAGGCCAGATGTGGAAAAAGCTTATGGGTATTCTCACGCTGTAAAAATTGGAAATGACATTAAAATATCTGGAGCGGTAAGTATGGATGATGAAGGTAATCCAACAGCTGTTGGTGATATAGAACAACAAATGAAAAACTGTTATGCTGACTTAGAAAAAATATTGAAGCACTTTGGCTGTACTTTTGATGATGTAGTTAAAGAAGATATTTTTACAACAGATATGGCTTCTATGCTCGAAAAATCTGCTTATAGAGCCGAAGTATACAAGAACGGTTTTCCTACAGGTTCTTGGCTAGAAGTAAAGGGGTTAGCGCTTCCTGAGTTTATGGTAGAAATAGAATTAGAAGTGCATAAATCGGAATAG